A window of Candidatus Marinimicrobia bacterium CG08_land_8_20_14_0_20_45_22 contains these coding sequences:
- a CDS encoding carbamoyl phosphate synthase large subunit, which yields MIKKVLILGSAALKIGEAGEFDYSGSQAIKALKAEGVYTILVNPNIATIQTSENLADEVYFLPVNSEFVEKVIQKTRPDGILLGFGGQTALNTGLELHHLEILQKYDVKVLGTPIQAIIDTEDRRLFIDRLNEIDVKTARSHTATTVEDAEKFADKIGFPVMVRIAYALGGLGSGVCRNRKELNDKAQKALLYAPQILIEEYLKGWKEIEYEVMCDRLGNSITICNMENLDPMGIHTGESIVVAPSQTLSNTEYHKLREIAIRVIRHLGIVGECNIQYALDPKSEDYRVIEVNARLSRSSALASKATAYPIAYIAAKLALGFGLHELPNNVTKTTTAFFEPALDYVVVKIPRWDLKKFRKVSRQIGSGMKSVGEVMAIGRKFEEALQKGLRMLEIGANGLVGNDIEFDNLEKELREPTEERIFAVAKALEIGKTVSEIHHWTHINEWFLYKIQNVVEIEKQLIESRTKSISRELLESAKKHGFSDKQIALAIDKTEAEISQLRKQWNLRPFIRQIDTLAAEFPAQTNYLYLTYNAVKDDAAYPNPNTVIILGSGAYRIGSSVEFDWSCVNAGQTLRKLGYNTIMLNYNPETVSTDYDEFDYLIFDEINFENVIEIYDSFRSLGVIVSMGGQIPNNLAMKLYRNNVRILGTSPESIDRAENRRKFSDLLDNLGVDQPTWKELTSIDESKAFAAEHGYPVLIRPSYVLSGAAMAVASNDEELVQYLQRAVKISPEYPTVISKYLENAKEIEIDAVAQNGEIVRYAISEHVENAGVHSGDATLVLPPQRTYMETVRRIRIITEKIAKSLNINGPFNIQFLAKKNEVKVIECNLRASRSFPFISKVLKDNFIDCATKILMRIPVAKSSLSPFELNYVGVKAPQFSFTRLQGADPTLGVEMASTGEVACLGDDFDEAFLKALISVGYRLPIKTVLLSTGPIESKAELLESIRALRDMNVKLFATTGTAKFLEANDISVESLYWPLEKKEPNAVTFIKERKIDLVINIPKNYQEKELTNGYLVRRAAVDYNVMLITNRQIAMRFVEALTRIKPENLKALNWGEY from the coding sequence ATGATCAAGAAAGTTCTTATCCTCGGTAGTGCCGCCTTAAAAATCGGCGAAGCGGGCGAATTCGATTACTCCGGCAGTCAGGCGATCAAAGCACTAAAAGCCGAAGGCGTTTATACAATTCTCGTCAATCCAAACATTGCGACGATCCAGACTTCCGAAAACCTTGCCGACGAAGTCTATTTCCTGCCGGTCAATTCCGAATTCGTCGAGAAAGTTATCCAAAAAACACGCCCGGACGGCATCTTGCTCGGCTTCGGCGGGCAAACCGCGCTGAATACGGGCTTGGAATTGCATCACCTCGAAATTTTACAGAAATATGACGTGAAGGTTCTGGGAACGCCGATCCAGGCGATCATTGATACGGAAGATCGACGGCTCTTCATCGACCGGCTGAATGAGATCGACGTGAAAACGGCGCGCAGTCATACTGCTACGACCGTTGAAGACGCCGAGAAATTCGCTGATAAAATCGGTTTTCCGGTGATGGTTCGCATCGCCTACGCGCTGGGCGGACTCGGATCAGGCGTCTGCCGAAACCGAAAGGAACTGAACGACAAAGCACAAAAAGCGCTTCTCTATGCACCGCAGATTCTGATCGAAGAATACCTTAAGGGCTGGAAAGAGATCGAATATGAAGTGATGTGCGACAGGCTCGGAAACAGCATCACGATTTGCAATATGGAAAATCTCGATCCGATGGGAATTCACACAGGCGAAAGCATCGTCGTTGCGCCCAGTCAGACACTTTCCAACACCGAATATCATAAACTCCGCGAAATCGCAATCCGCGTGATCCGCCATCTGGGAATCGTCGGCGAATGCAATATCCAGTACGCTCTCGATCCAAAATCGGAAGATTATCGCGTCATCGAGGTTAACGCCCGGCTATCGCGAAGTTCGGCTCTCGCATCGAAAGCCACCGCCTATCCAATCGCTTACATTGCAGCGAAACTCGCACTCGGTTTTGGATTGCACGAATTGCCAAATAACGTGACGAAAACGACGACGGCGTTTTTTGAACCTGCGCTGGATTATGTCGTTGTCAAAATTCCGCGCTGGGATTTGAAAAAATTTCGGAAAGTCTCGCGACAAATCGGTTCCGGAATGAAATCGGTCGGCGAAGTGATGGCCATCGGACGAAAATTCGAAGAAGCATTGCAGAAAGGTCTGCGGATGCTGGAAATCGGCGCCAACGGGCTGGTCGGCAACGACATCGAATTCGACAACCTCGAAAAGGAACTCCGGGAACCGACAGAAGAGCGCATCTTTGCCGTCGCTAAAGCTCTGGAAATTGGGAAAACCGTTTCGGAAATTCACCATTGGACGCACATCAACGAATGGTTTCTCTATAAAATCCAGAATGTCGTCGAAATCGAAAAACAATTGATCGAGTCGCGAACTAAATCCATTTCAAGAGAACTTTTGGAATCGGCCAAAAAGCACGGCTTTTCCGACAAACAAATCGCTTTAGCAATCGACAAGACAGAAGCGGAAATTTCCCAACTCAGAAAACAATGGAATCTCCGACCGTTCATTCGTCAGATCGATACGCTGGCGGCGGAATTTCCCGCCCAGACGAACTACCTTTATCTCACTTACAACGCTGTTAAGGACGACGCGGCTTATCCAAATCCCAACACCGTCATCATTCTCGGTTCGGGCGCCTACCGGATCGGCAGTTCTGTCGAATTCGACTGGTCTTGCGTGAATGCCGGGCAGACGCTCCGGAAATTGGGTTACAACACGATCATGCTGAATTATAATCCGGAGACTGTCAGCACCGACTATGACGAATTCGATTACCTGATCTTCGACGAGATCAATTTTGAGAACGTGATAGAAATCTATGATTCATTCAGGTCGCTCGGCGTGATCGTTTCGATGGGCGGACAAATCCCGAACAATCTGGCAATGAAACTTTATCGTAACAACGTCCGCATCCTCGGAACATCGCCGGAAAGCATCGACCGAGCCGAAAATCGCCGTAAATTTTCCGATCTGCTTGACAATCTGGGCGTCGATCAACCAACATGGAAAGAGTTGACATCGATCGACGAGTCTAAGGCGTTCGCCGCCGAGCATGGTTATCCGGTACTAATTCGCCCTTCCTATGTGTTAAGCGGCGCGGCAATGGCGGTCGCTTCCAATGACGAAGAACTGGTTCAATATCTTCAGCGCGCAGTGAAAATTTCCCCGGAATATCCGACCGTCATCAGTAAATATTTAGAAAATGCGAAGGAGATCGAGATCGACGCCGTGGCACAGAATGGAGAAATCGTCCGCTACGCGATTTCCGAGCATGTCGAAAACGCCGGCGTTCATTCGGGTGACGCTACACTGGTTTTACCGCCGCAGAGGACCTACATGGAAACCGTCCGGCGCATCCGCATTATCACCGAAAAGATCGCTAAATCTTTAAACATCAACGGGCCGTTCAATATTCAGTTCCTCGCGAAAAAGAACGAGGTCAAGGTCATCGAATGCAACCTCCGCGCCTCGCGCAGTTTTCCATTCATCTCCAAAGTGCTGAAGGATAATTTCATCGACTGCGCCACGAAAATCCTCATGCGGATTCCCGTTGCCAAGAGTTCGCTTTCGCCGTTTGAACTGAATTACGTCGGCGTCAAAGCGCCACAGTTTTCCTTCACACGATTACAGGGCGCCGATCCGACTCTTGGCGTTGAGATGGCCTCGACAGGTGAAGTCGCCTGCCTTGGCGACGATTTCGACGAAGCTTTTCTCAAAGCGCTGATCTCCGTTGGCTATCGCCTGCCGATCAAAACGGTTCTGCTATCAACCGGCCCGATCGAATCGAAAGCGGAACTGCTGGAATCGATTCGCGCACTGAGAGATATGAACGTCAAACTATTCGCCACTACCGGCACGGCAAAATTTCTCGAAGCGAACGATATTTCCGTCGAATCGCTCTACTGGCCGCTCGAGAAAAAAGAACCGAACGCAGTTACCTTTATCAAGGAGCGAAAAATCGATCTCGTCATCAATATTCCCAAGAATTATCAGGAAAAAGAGCTCACCAACGGTTATCTCGTTCGACGCGCCGCGGTCGATTACAACGTTATGCTCATCACCAACCGCCAGATCGCGATGCGGTTCGTCGAGGCGCTGACGCGGATCAAACCGGAAAATCTCAAGGCGCTGAACTGGGGAGAGTACTGA
- a CDS encoding carbamoyl-phosphate synthase (glutamine-hydrolyzing) small subunit yields the protein MSYQPARLILEDGSVFHGFSFGFPASSAGEVVFNTGMTGYPEALTDPSYFGEILTLTYPLAGNYGAPISAYPDFPNPDFESNQIQVRGLVVADYSESFSHWHSKQSLSDWLIAQKVPAITGIDTRTLTQILRNKGTMLGKIFINDDIEFYDPNQHNLVSEVSRKESEILGKGNKRIALIDCGAKRSIFSNLINHGFEILALPWNTDISAYDFDAILISNGPGDPTMYAETIRSAKFAFDHNIPTFGICLGHQIMALAAGAKTFKLKYGHRGQNQPVIDHLSGRCYITSQNHGYAVEKETLPRDWQAWFSNLNDQTNEGIIHRSGKYLSVQFHPEGSPGPVDTRFLFDRFLELIK from the coding sequence ATGTCTTATCAACCGGCTCGTCTAATTCTCGAAGATGGAAGCGTTTTTCACGGATTTTCTTTTGGCTTTCCTGCGTCGTCCGCCGGCGAAGTCGTCTTCAATACCGGTATGACCGGTTACCCGGAAGCCCTTACTGATCCGTCGTATTTTGGTGAAATTCTTACACTGACCTATCCGCTCGCGGGTAATTACGGCGCCCCGATTTCAGCATATCCGGATTTCCCGAATCCCGATTTTGAAAGCAATCAAATTCAGGTGCGCGGTCTCGTCGTCGCTGATTATTCAGAATCGTTCAGCCACTGGCATTCCAAGCAAAGTCTCTCAGATTGGCTTATCGCACAAAAAGTCCCGGCGATCACCGGAATCGACACGCGCACGCTAACGCAGATTCTTCGGAATAAAGGCACGATGCTTGGCAAGATCTTTATCAACGACGATATAGAATTTTACGATCCAAATCAGCACAATCTAGTCTCGGAGGTCAGCCGGAAGGAATCCGAAATTCTGGGCAAAGGGAACAAGCGAATCGCTTTAATCGACTGCGGCGCCAAGCGGAGCATTTTCTCTAACCTGATTAATCATGGATTCGAGATACTGGCGCTTCCGTGGAATACCGACATTTCAGCGTACGATTTCGACGCGATTTTAATTTCAAACGGTCCCGGCGATCCCACTATGTACGCCGAAACAATCCGCTCGGCGAAATTCGCATTCGACCATAACATTCCGACATTCGGCATTTGTCTGGGACATCAGATCATGGCGCTCGCCGCCGGCGCAAAAACGTTCAAACTGAAATATGGTCACCGCGGACAAAACCAGCCGGTTATCGATCATCTTTCGGGTCGTTGTTATATTACGTCGCAAAATCACGGCTACGCTGTAGAAAAAGAGACTCTTCCACGCGATTGGCAGGCTTGGTTCAGCAACTTGAACGACCAAACAAATGAAGGAATCATCCATCGTTCCGGTAAATACCTGAGCGTACAGTTTCACCCGGAAGGTTCTCCCGGTCCTGTCGATACACGATTTTTGTTCGATCGCTTTTTGGAATTAATTAAGTGA
- a CDS encoding pyruvate, phosphate dikinase translates to MEKFVYSFGGRKADGNESMKNLLGGKGANLAEMAGHPDLQLPVPPGFTITTEVCTYYYQHKKKYPESLYEEVNKALAKVEKIMGRKFGDEKNPLLVSVRSGARKSMPGMMETVLNVGLTEKTIPGLIKQSGSERFVYDAYRRLIMMYSDVVMEKAEGIEPKDDEGIRRQLERIMDVKKKAKGYTSDTELTAEELKDLCKEFKKTIKKVLGKEFPDDPMKQLWGGIGAVFASWNGKRAISYRRIENIPDEWGTAVTVQTMVFGNMGEDCATGVAFSRNPGSGENGFYGEYLINAQGEDVVAGIRTPAPINQYSKSEHNKELVTLEKGMPKLYKELNEYRTRLESHYHDMQDVEFTIENNRLFMLQCRVGKRNGPAAVRMAMDMLAEKLITKEDAVLRVSPAQLDELLHPIIDPKAEAKLAVVAKGLPAGPGAGCGQIVFNSADAVAWAAKGKKVILVREETNPEDVDGMRASQAILTARGGMTSHAALVARGWGKCCIVGCGALHVDYAKRTLSVNGKTFSEGDFVTLNGTKGYVYEGQLPMIDATENPILIKFLKLCDSIRKLGVRTNADTPADAKRARAFGAEGIGLFRTEHMFYGEGSDAPLFALRKMIVSNTLEERQKALNELYPYVKKDIKATIEAMDGYPVVIRLLDPPLHEFVPRKKEKLEQLAKDLGITLKELEKRADDLHESNPMMGHRGVRLGVTYPEVSKMQIRAIFESAAELTKEGKKPYPEIMVPVVGLTKELENQKTIVDEVYQETLKKYGLKKIKYMYGTMIEIPRACLVAGELAEVAQFFSYGTNDLTQMGFGFSRDDIGGFVPDYIEKKILPEDPFQSIDQEGIGELIQIGIERGRKARPELEIGICGEHGGEPRSVKFCHKVGMDYVSCSPFRVPIARLAAAQAVVEQK, encoded by the coding sequence ATTGAAAAGTTCGTGTATTCATTCGGTGGCAGAAAAGCCGATGGAAACGAAAGCATGAAAAACCTACTGGGCGGCAAAGGCGCCAACTTAGCAGAAATGGCCGGACACCCCGACCTGCAACTTCCCGTTCCGCCGGGGTTTACCATCACGACGGAAGTCTGCACCTATTACTATCAACACAAGAAAAAATATCCCGAGTCTCTCTATGAAGAAGTCAATAAAGCGTTGGCTAAAGTCGAGAAGATCATGGGAAGAAAATTCGGCGATGAGAAAAATCCACTGCTGGTTTCCGTTCGTTCCGGCGCGCGCAAATCCATGCCAGGAATGATGGAAACCGTCCTGAATGTAGGTCTGACCGAAAAAACGATTCCCGGCTTGATCAAACAGAGTGGTAGTGAGCGCTTTGTTTATGACGCATATCGCCGCCTGATCATGATGTACTCCGATGTGGTCATGGAAAAAGCCGAAGGCATCGAACCGAAAGACGACGAAGGCATTCGCAGACAACTCGAACGCATCATGGACGTAAAGAAAAAAGCCAAAGGTTATACTTCTGACACCGAATTAACCGCGGAAGAATTGAAAGATCTCTGCAAAGAATTTAAGAAGACCATTAAAAAAGTTCTTGGCAAAGAATTTCCGGACGATCCGATGAAGCAACTCTGGGGCGGAATCGGCGCTGTTTTCGCTTCATGGAACGGCAAACGCGCCATCAGTTACCGCCGCATTGAAAATATTCCGGACGAATGGGGAACAGCCGTGACCGTTCAAACGATGGTTTTTGGAAATATGGGTGAAGATTGCGCCACCGGCGTTGCCTTCAGTCGAAATCCCGGAAGCGGCGAGAACGGATTCTATGGCGAGTATCTCATCAATGCTCAAGGCGAAGATGTCGTCGCAGGAATTCGCACGCCCGCGCCGATCAACCAGTATTCCAAATCCGAACATAACAAAGAATTGGTCACACTGGAAAAGGGAATGCCCAAACTCTACAAAGAATTGAACGAATATCGCACGCGCCTTGAAAGTCATTACCACGACATGCAGGATGTTGAGTTCACGATCGAAAATAATCGCCTGTTCATGCTGCAGTGCCGCGTCGGAAAGCGCAACGGTCCAGCGGCCGTTCGCATGGCGATGGATATGCTGGCAGAGAAATTGATCACAAAAGAAGACGCCGTTCTGCGCGTTTCGCCAGCACAGTTGGACGAACTGCTTCATCCGATCATTGATCCGAAAGCGGAAGCCAAACTTGCCGTTGTGGCTAAGGGTTTGCCCGCAGGTCCCGGCGCCGGTTGCGGTCAGATCGTTTTCAATTCGGCGGATGCGGTTGCATGGGCGGCTAAAGGCAAGAAGGTTATCCTCGTTCGCGAAGAGACCAATCCGGAAGACGTCGATGGCATGAGAGCTTCGCAGGCGATTTTGACGGCGCGCGGCGGAATGACTAGCCATGCGGCACTCGTCGCTCGTGGCTGGGGAAAATGCTGTATCGTCGGTTGCGGCGCACTGCATGTCGATTATGCGAAGCGGACGCTGTCGGTAAATGGCAAGACATTTAGTGAAGGCGATTTTGTCACGTTGAACGGCACAAAGGGTTACGTTTACGAAGGCCAACTGCCAATGATCGACGCCACCGAGAATCCGATCCTGATCAAATTCCTGAAACTCTGTGATTCGATCCGGAAACTGGGCGTCCGAACCAACGCCGACACGCCTGCCGACGCTAAACGCGCCCGCGCATTCGGCGCCGAAGGCATTGGATTGTTCCGCACCGAACACATGTTTTATGGTGAAGGAAGCGACGCGCCATTGTTCGCATTGCGCAAGATGATCGTATCGAATACGCTCGAAGAACGTCAAAAAGCGCTGAACGAACTCTATCCGTATGTTAAAAAGGATATCAAGGCAACCATCGAAGCAATGGACGGTTATCCCGTCGTGATTCGTTTGCTCGATCCGCCTCTGCATGAGTTCGTTCCGAGAAAGAAAGAAAAACTCGAACAATTGGCTAAAGACCTCGGCATCACGCTGAAAGAACTGGAAAAGCGCGCCGATGATCTGCATGAATCGAATCCGATGATGGGACATCGCGGCGTTCGTCTCGGCGTGACTTATCCGGAGGTCTCGAAGATGCAAATTCGCGCGATTTTCGAGTCGGCGGCGGAATTGACAAAGGAAGGTAAAAAACCGTATCCTGAAATCATGGTTCCGGTCGTCGGACTTACCAAAGAACTCGAGAATCAGAAAACAATTGTCGACGAAGTCTATCAAGAAACGCTGAAAAAATATGGTTTAAAGAAGATTAAATACATGTACGGAACGATGATCGAAATTCCGCGCGCCTGCTTGGTTGCCGGAGAACTTGCTGAAGTCGCGCAATTCTTCTCTTACGGAACGAATGATCTGACGCAGATGGGTTTCGGCTTTTCGCGCGATGACATCGGCGGATTTGTGCCGGATTATATCGAGAAGAAAATCCTGCCCGAAGATCCGTTCCAGTCGATCGACCAGGAAGGAATCGGCGAATTGATCCAGATCGGCATCGAGCGCGGTCGTAAGGCTCGTCCTGAACTCGAAATTGGTATTTGCGGTGAACACGGCGGCGAACCGAGATCGGTCAAGTTCTGTCACAAGGTCGGCATGGATTACGTTTCATGCTCGCCTTTCCGCGTTCCGATTGCGCGTCTCGCCGCGGCTCAAGCCGTTGTCGAGCAGAAATAG